A single region of the Hyalangium ruber genome encodes:
- a CDS encoding sigma 54-interacting transcriptional regulator — MASLNVRTPDGRVRSVPLLKRITSIGRGPDNDVQLEDPAVPDSALHVRFDGSRYEVGSLGATFQINGKKRDSHVLASQDVIRVGGTELIFARDDAPAPRAAPPPSSTPSAAEASSDSHTAELPGVPGRELVMLRRLTTFSERLMGSYDLEKILESLMDEAIEVTRADKGFLILMESNEPRVKVARNLSRENIEDAVEKLSDSIVAKVVKEQRPLILADAIDAPEFKASESVVNLKVHSVMCVPLMHKGDLFGLIYVGNDRLVNRFEPKSLDMLTIFGAQASLILQNAMWVNELKLDNTELRKKLEDQRYGDIVGSCQGMKDVYKRIDKIALTDISVLITGETGTGKELIAREIHRHSPRAKGPFVTINCGAIPENLLESELFGHVKGAFTGAVATRAGKFQAAIGGTLFLDEIGEMPLQLQVKLLRALQEKVVYKVGDNRGEPVDIRVVAATNKILEDEVKKNTFREDLYYRLNVVTLKLPPLRERGEDVIVLGRFFLQKYAKEFSSKVKGFTPAATVAMKKYAWPGNIRELENRLKKSVVLADKPLLGPDDLDLKPENLEPIMPLLQAKEEFQKRYINEVLARNNGNRTKTAKDLGVDPRTIFRHLEKMEAEKTGKPLPPEEDELL, encoded by the coding sequence ATGGCCAGCCTCAACGTCCGCACCCCCGACGGAAGGGTCCGCTCGGTCCCCTTGCTCAAGCGCATCACCAGCATCGGGCGAGGGCCGGACAACGACGTGCAGCTCGAAGACCCCGCCGTGCCCGACAGCGCCCTGCACGTGCGCTTCGACGGCAGCCGCTACGAGGTGGGCAGCCTCGGGGCCACCTTCCAGATCAACGGCAAGAAGCGCGACTCGCACGTGCTGGCCTCGCAGGACGTCATCCGCGTGGGTGGCACCGAGCTGATCTTCGCCCGCGACGATGCCCCCGCTCCGCGCGCCGCTCCCCCGCCATCCTCGACCCCCTCGGCGGCCGAGGCGAGCTCCGACTCGCACACCGCGGAGCTGCCCGGCGTGCCCGGCCGCGAGCTGGTGATGCTGCGCCGGCTCACCACCTTCAGTGAGCGGCTGATGGGCAGCTATGACCTCGAGAAGATCCTCGAGAGCCTCATGGACGAGGCCATCGAGGTGACGCGCGCGGACAAGGGCTTCCTCATCCTCATGGAGAGCAACGAGCCGCGCGTGAAGGTGGCGCGCAACCTCTCGCGCGAGAACATCGAGGACGCGGTGGAGAAGCTGTCCGACTCCATCGTCGCCAAGGTGGTCAAGGAGCAGCGGCCGCTCATCCTCGCCGACGCCATCGACGCGCCCGAGTTCAAGGCGAGCGAGTCGGTGGTGAACCTCAAGGTCCACTCCGTCATGTGCGTGCCGCTGATGCACAAGGGAGACCTGTTCGGCCTCATCTACGTGGGCAACGACCGGCTGGTGAACCGCTTCGAGCCCAAGAGCCTGGACATGCTCACCATCTTCGGCGCCCAGGCCTCGCTGATTCTGCAGAACGCGATGTGGGTCAACGAGCTGAAGCTAGACAACACCGAGCTGCGCAAGAAGCTCGAGGACCAGCGCTACGGCGACATCGTCGGCTCCTGCCAGGGCATGAAGGACGTGTACAAGCGCATCGACAAGATCGCGCTCACGGACATCTCCGTGCTGATTACGGGCGAGACGGGCACCGGCAAGGAGCTGATCGCCCGGGAGATCCACCGACACTCGCCGCGCGCCAAGGGCCCCTTCGTCACCATCAACTGCGGCGCCATCCCCGAGAACCTGCTGGAGAGCGAGCTGTTCGGCCACGTGAAGGGCGCCTTCACCGGCGCGGTGGCCACCCGGGCCGGCAAGTTCCAGGCGGCCATCGGCGGCACGCTCTTCCTGGACGAGATCGGCGAGATGCCGCTGCAGCTCCAGGTGAAGTTGCTGCGCGCGCTGCAGGAGAAGGTCGTCTACAAGGTCGGAGACAACCGCGGTGAGCCGGTGGACATCCGCGTGGTGGCCGCGACGAACAAGATCCTCGAGGACGAGGTGAAGAAGAACACCTTCCGCGAGGACCTCTACTACCGGCTCAACGTCGTCACCCTGAAGCTGCCCCCGCTGCGCGAGCGCGGCGAGGACGTCATCGTCCTGGGCCGCTTCTTCCTCCAGAAGTACGCCAAGGAGTTCAGCTCCAAGGTGAAGGGCTTCACCCCCGCGGCCACCGTGGCCATGAAGAAGTACGCCTGGCCGGGCAACATCCGCGAGCTGGAGAACCGCCTGAAGAAGTCCGTGGTGCTGGCCGACAAGCCGCTGCTCGGGCCAGATGACCTGGACCTCAAGCCGGAGAACCTGGAGCCCATCATGCCCCTGCTCCAGGCGAAGGAAGAGTTCCAGAAGCGCTACATCAACGAGGTGCTCGCCCGGAACAACGGCAACCGCACCAAGACGGCCAAGGACCTGGGCGTGGACCCGCGCACCATCTTCCGCCACCTGGAGAAGATGGAGGCCGAGAAGACGGGCAAGCCCCTGCCCCCCGAGGAAGACGAGCTGCTGTAG
- a CDS encoding tetratricopeptide repeat protein — MATEQKPVEVDKELSEIRKEVIEARNLVIKTDNLLKNLHAEVKAVGKRHEDFQRRQWISSGVAYALFAILVVGGAVMVSNARTSTAGAERERLEKNVAELTSQLEKQRAEVAANQTAQRSANEVYKLMTTLPGDERLKGIDALVKLDTTRLSGLERQALNDRAELLRKEIGQSAFERGKAAFRRNDMKGAAEDLARFMAMNPTEADALDASFFLGAAYNSTNQHEKAVPLLVRFVDGDKKSKTRDYAMVLLAQSYQETHQLDKALETVRDAIASYPATQYLGAMRARLNSVKRQMGGPEAAAAPVPAPAVAAPAPQPTTPAAAAPAPTPAPPAAATPAPR, encoded by the coding sequence ATGGCAACTGAGCAGAAGCCCGTCGAGGTAGACAAGGAACTGTCGGAGATCCGCAAGGAGGTGATCGAGGCACGCAACCTCGTCATCAAGACCGACAACCTCCTGAAGAACCTCCATGCCGAGGTGAAGGCCGTCGGCAAGCGCCACGAGGACTTCCAGCGTCGGCAGTGGATCTCCTCCGGCGTCGCCTATGCCCTGTTCGCCATCCTGGTCGTGGGCGGCGCGGTGATGGTCAGCAACGCGCGCACCTCCACCGCGGGCGCCGAGCGCGAGCGGCTGGAGAAGAACGTCGCCGAGCTCACCTCGCAGCTGGAGAAGCAGCGCGCCGAGGTGGCCGCCAACCAGACCGCGCAGCGCTCCGCCAACGAGGTCTACAAGCTGATGACCACGCTGCCGGGTGACGAGCGCCTCAAGGGCATCGACGCCCTGGTGAAGCTGGACACCACGCGCCTGTCCGGGCTGGAGCGCCAGGCGCTCAACGACCGGGCGGAGCTGCTGCGCAAGGAGATCGGCCAGTCCGCCTTCGAGCGCGGCAAGGCCGCCTTCCGCCGCAACGACATGAAGGGCGCCGCGGAGGACCTGGCGCGCTTCATGGCGATGAACCCCACCGAGGCCGACGCGCTGGACGCCTCCTTCTTCCTGGGCGCGGCGTACAACAGCACCAACCAGCACGAGAAGGCCGTGCCGCTGCTGGTCCGCTTCGTGGACGGCGACAAGAAGTCCAAGACGCGTGACTACGCCATGGTGCTGCTGGCCCAGTCGTACCAGGAGACCCACCAGCTCGATAAGGCGCTGGAGACGGTGCGTGACGCCATCGCGTCCTACCCGGCCACCCAGTACCTCGGCGCGATGCGCGCCCGGCTCAACTCGGTGAAGCGCCAGATGGGTGGCCCCGAGGCGGCTGCCGCTCCGGTGCCCGCGCCCGCCGTGGCGGCTCCCGCGCCGCAGCCCACGACTCCGGCGGCGGCGGCTCCGGCCCCGACCCCGGCGCCTCCGGCCGCGGCCACCCCGGCGCCCCGCTAG
- a CDS encoding VOC family protein: MSKSALPGFTRVDHVALTVPDLDKAVEFYTETFGATELFRLGPFDAAELPRMPDGRDWTEAHVNVPGARVFLAMLQLGPTLKLELFRYELPKDARTTPPRNCDLGGHHIAFQVENLEAAVAYLRARELRVMAGPIVIPVGPAAGMRTQYVLDPWGNQLELVELPKR, encoded by the coding sequence ATGAGCAAGAGCGCGCTGCCCGGCTTCACTCGTGTCGATCACGTGGCCCTGACGGTCCCGGATCTCGACAAGGCCGTGGAGTTCTACACAGAGACTTTCGGAGCCACCGAGCTGTTCCGGCTGGGGCCCTTCGACGCGGCCGAGCTGCCGCGGATGCCGGACGGGCGGGACTGGACAGAGGCGCACGTCAACGTGCCCGGCGCGCGGGTGTTCCTCGCCATGCTCCAGCTGGGCCCGACGCTGAAGCTGGAGCTGTTCCGGTACGAGCTGCCCAAGGACGCGAGGACCACGCCGCCGCGCAACTGCGATCTCGGCGGGCACCACATCGCCTTCCAGGTGGAGAACCTGGAGGCGGCGGTGGCCTACCTGCGCGCGCGCGAGCTGCGGGTGATGGCGGGCCCCATCGTCATCCCCGTGGGGCCCGCGGCGGGGATGCGGACCCAGTACGTGCTGGACCCTTGGGGCAACCAGCTCGAGCTGGTGGAGCTGCCCAAGCGCTGA
- a CDS encoding SDR family oxidoreductase: MDATHAGKRGLRVAVTGASGDFGKLLMPLLEQDPAVASVLVLDVARPEGSKVDYHRVDLTRHDAESELTEALSEQPVDVLYHLAFSYGAMRNGSLAHELEVAGTINVLAAAGRVKLPRLVVPSLTAVYGARGQHPALLREEAQLWGCPQSRFVTDKVQVEGQVRAFRERNPDTRVLVLRFAPVLGPSVDNPASRMLKRSVVPTLLGFDPLWQAIHEEDAARALHLALRAEASGEFNIVGQGVLPLSGLIRQAGSRPLPLPGPLYRAALHALEAVGAAGAAGLPIALLDYIHYSWVADGEQAESALGFIPIHHARDAAAALRRS, from the coding sequence ATGGATGCGACCCATGCAGGCAAGAGGGGGCTGCGCGTCGCCGTGACCGGCGCCAGTGGGGACTTCGGCAAGCTGCTGATGCCGCTGCTGGAGCAGGATCCGGCCGTGGCGAGCGTGCTCGTCCTGGACGTGGCCCGTCCCGAGGGCTCCAAGGTGGATTACCACCGGGTGGACCTCACGCGCCACGACGCCGAGAGCGAGCTGACCGAGGCGCTCTCCGAACAGCCCGTGGACGTGCTCTACCACCTGGCCTTCTCGTACGGGGCCATGCGCAACGGCTCGCTGGCGCATGAGCTGGAGGTGGCCGGCACCATCAACGTGCTGGCGGCGGCGGGACGCGTGAAGCTGCCCCGGCTGGTGGTGCCCTCGCTCACCGCCGTGTACGGCGCGCGGGGCCAGCACCCTGCCCTGCTGCGCGAGGAGGCGCAGCTGTGGGGCTGCCCCCAGAGCCGCTTCGTCACCGACAAGGTGCAGGTGGAGGGCCAGGTGCGCGCCTTCCGCGAACGCAACCCCGACACGCGGGTGCTGGTGCTGCGCTTCGCGCCCGTGCTCGGCCCCTCGGTGGACAACCCGGCCTCGCGGATGCTCAAGCGCTCCGTGGTGCCCACGCTGTTGGGGTTCGATCCGCTCTGGCAGGCCATCCACGAGGAGGACGCCGCGCGGGCGCTGCACCTGGCGCTGCGGGCGGAGGCCTCGGGCGAGTTCAACATCGTGGGCCAGGGCGTGCTGCCGTTGTCGGGGCTCATCCGCCAGGCGGGCTCGCGGCCGCTGCCCCTGCCAGGGCCGCTGTACCGGGCCGCGCTGCACGCACTGGAGGCGGTGGGCGCGGCCGGAGCGGCGGGATTGCCCATCGCCCTGCTCGACTACATCCATTACAGCTGGGTCGCGGACGGCGAGCAGGCCGAGTCCGCGCTCGGTTTCATTCCCATCCATCACGCGCGGGATGCCGCCGCGGCGCTGAGGAGGAGCTGA
- a CDS encoding carboxypeptidase regulatory-like domain-containing protein gives MRSMRAVLLALVWAGLGLGAGCAYLPDAADPSRLVCRSDAECAEGQVCFADGCGDPGQNIVVEVTANPKNGLHAQDFPVENLRPQQNLQLFGPATLQGQVRQETLLPTPGNNTTAYSNRVTVSASGESLLIPGVTRRYEGVLVPDNGGYQLAVGAGRFSITLLASELEVPPRVDTRAVEPGQSVALDFLLPAKASLTRLTGKVVRQENLLVAADLEVQAVDEALRPLSQRVPVARGTGEFSLALDPSAARLEHVLVQVTAPRTEDLVPQKTFTVDPRPGVTTPLELGDYGEPVTVLGRVLDREGKPVTEASVYLQGKVGGGGQFRSRSVLTGTEGRFELRSLPSHPDTPLTLYVVPPPEAAAGITLQATPIPRGGTTLPDIVCTNKVSVQGTLLGPDGPPAAGARVVAEPVGQVSGWPRPAVGVEAESPTDENGLYTLRLDPGEYRFDFIPGENLPRVSRFVTVLPAEVQVLAPFTLSKGRRVTGLVSVPTERLQNAPPGAAYASIRFFRVVNVEGKPTAVLLAQTLADSVGNYAATLPTR, from the coding sequence ATGAGGAGCATGCGAGCGGTCCTGCTGGCACTGGTCTGGGCAGGACTGGGACTCGGCGCCGGGTGCGCCTACCTGCCGGACGCCGCGGACCCGAGCCGCCTGGTGTGCCGCAGCGACGCCGAGTGCGCCGAGGGCCAGGTGTGCTTCGCCGACGGCTGCGGCGATCCGGGCCAGAACATCGTCGTCGAGGTCACCGCCAACCCGAAGAACGGCCTGCACGCGCAGGACTTCCCGGTGGAGAACCTCCGGCCGCAGCAGAACCTGCAGCTGTTCGGGCCCGCCACGCTCCAGGGCCAGGTGCGGCAGGAGACGCTGCTGCCCACCCCCGGCAACAACACCACCGCGTACTCGAACCGCGTCACCGTGAGCGCCTCGGGAGAGAGCCTGCTCATCCCCGGTGTGACGCGCCGCTACGAGGGCGTGCTGGTGCCGGACAACGGCGGCTATCAGCTCGCGGTGGGCGCGGGCCGCTTCTCCATCACCCTGCTCGCCTCGGAGCTGGAAGTGCCCCCCCGGGTCGACACCCGCGCGGTGGAGCCTGGCCAGAGCGTGGCGCTCGACTTCCTGCTGCCCGCCAAGGCCTCCCTCACCCGACTGACGGGCAAGGTGGTGCGCCAGGAGAACCTGCTGGTGGCCGCCGACCTGGAGGTCCAGGCGGTGGACGAGGCGCTGCGGCCCCTCTCCCAGCGCGTCCCGGTGGCGCGGGGCACCGGCGAGTTCAGCCTCGCGCTCGATCCCTCCGCCGCGCGGCTGGAGCACGTGCTCGTCCAGGTGACGGCGCCCCGCACCGAGGATCTGGTGCCGCAGAAGACGTTCACCGTGGACCCCCGCCCCGGCGTCACCACGCCGCTGGAGCTGGGCGACTACGGCGAGCCGGTGACGGTGCTGGGCCGCGTGTTGGACCGCGAGGGCAAGCCCGTGACGGAGGCCTCCGTGTACCTCCAGGGCAAGGTGGGCGGCGGCGGGCAGTTCCGCAGCCGCTCCGTACTCACCGGGACCGAGGGCCGCTTCGAGCTGCGCTCCCTGCCGAGCCACCCGGACACGCCGCTGACGCTCTATGTGGTGCCTCCGCCCGAGGCGGCCGCCGGCATCACCCTGCAGGCCACCCCCATTCCCCGGGGAGGCACCACCCTGCCCGACATCGTCTGCACCAACAAAGTCAGTGTGCAGGGCACGCTGCTGGGGCCAGACGGTCCGCCCGCGGCGGGCGCGCGCGTGGTGGCCGAGCCCGTGGGCCAGGTGAGCGGCTGGCCCCGCCCCGCGGTGGGCGTCGAGGCGGAGAGCCCCACCGACGAGAACGGCCTCTACACGCTGCGGCTGGATCCGGGCGAGTACCGCTTCGACTTCATCCCCGGTGAGAACCTGCCGCGCGTCAGCCGCTTCGTCACCGTGCTGCCCGCCGAAGTCCAGGTGCTGGCGCCCTTCACCCTCTCCAAGGGGCGCCGCGTCACCGGGCTGGTGAGCGTCCCCACCGAGAGGCTGCAGAACGCTCCCCCGGGCGCGGCCTACGCGTCCATCCGCTTCTTCCGCGTGGTGAACGTGGAGGGCAAACCCACCGCCGTGCTGCTCGCCCAGACGCTGGCCGACAGCGTGGGCAACTACGCGGCCACCCTGCCCACCCGCTGA
- a CDS encoding regulatory protein RecX, which produces MDEPKEQRDKPKGPKKPRKVSPRYLENAALHYLKRYAATVSQLKRVLMRKVDRSLRVHGGDRTEALGWVDALTEKLVRGGLINDQAYAEMKAQSLRSSGRSARVIAQKLRMKGVAAELVTQKLAQVTAEVSEDVAARIWARKKRLGPFRRDAATRQENRQRDLAALARAGFSFSTAKKIIDGAAE; this is translated from the coding sequence ATGGATGAGCCGAAGGAACAAAGGGACAAGCCCAAGGGGCCGAAGAAGCCTCGGAAGGTGTCTCCGCGTTATCTGGAGAATGCCGCGCTCCACTACCTGAAGCGCTACGCGGCGACCGTGAGTCAGCTCAAGCGTGTGCTCATGCGCAAGGTGGACCGCTCCCTCCGCGTCCACGGGGGCGACCGCACCGAGGCGCTTGGCTGGGTGGACGCGCTCACCGAGAAGCTCGTCCGTGGCGGGCTCATCAATGACCAGGCCTACGCCGAGATGAAGGCGCAGTCGCTGCGCTCCTCCGGCCGGAGCGCTCGGGTGATTGCCCAGAAGCTGCGGATGAAGGGCGTCGCCGCTGAGCTCGTCACTCAGAAGCTAGCCCAGGTCACCGCCGAGGTGTCCGAGGACGTGGCCGCCCGCATCTGGGCCCGCAAAAAGCGCCTGGGGCCCTTCCGGCGCGATGCCGCCACCCGGCAGGAGAACCGGCAGCGAGACCTCGCTGCCCTGGCCCGTGCCGGCTTCTCGTTCTCCACCGCCAAGAAGATCATCGACGGCGCAGCCGAGTAG
- a CDS encoding ester cyclase — protein MSESLPVTEKQMGGLWDNHLKAEFTHKSPEEALSTMTGNPHVVIVPNMTGGKGTEELGTFYAKYFLNQLPADMEILPLSRTIGRERVVDELVLRFTHDIRMDWVLPGVPPTGKKIEFAMVVIVTMQGDKIVSENLYWDNATILLQAGLLHDKKLPVVGAESARYMLNPTEPLNQLIHRTQR, from the coding sequence ATGAGTGAGTCGTTGCCGGTCACGGAGAAGCAGATGGGTGGCCTCTGGGATAACCACCTGAAGGCGGAGTTCACCCACAAGAGCCCTGAAGAGGCGCTGTCGACGATGACGGGCAACCCCCATGTCGTCATCGTCCCGAACATGACGGGCGGCAAGGGCACCGAGGAGCTGGGCACCTTCTACGCGAAGTACTTCCTCAACCAGCTGCCCGCGGACATGGAGATCCTTCCCCTCTCGCGCACCATCGGCCGCGAGCGCGTGGTGGACGAGCTCGTGCTGCGCTTCACCCATGACATTCGCATGGACTGGGTGCTGCCCGGGGTGCCGCCGACGGGCAAGAAGATCGAGTTCGCGATGGTGGTCATCGTCACCATGCAGGGCGACAAGATCGTCTCCGAGAACCTGTACTGGGACAACGCGACGATCCTCCTGCAGGCTGGGCTGCTCCATGACAAGAAGCTGCCCGTGGTGGGGGCCGAGAGCGCTCGCTACATGCTCAACCCCACCGAGCCGCTGAACCAGCTGATCCACCGCACGCAGCGCTAG
- the mutL gene encoding DNA mismatch repair endonuclease MutL, whose product MARIARLSDDLINKIAAGEVVERPASVVKELVENSLDAGSRTVQVALEGGGLQRIVISDDGHGMGRQDALLCLERHATSKLRQLDDLQTLASKGFRGEALPAIAAVSRFTLHTAEPDAQVGTRVTVEGGSPPQVEDAPPRVGTVMTVEDLFYNTPARLKFMRRGETELKHVEEAVIRIALAHPEVSFLVEHGGLPLFTSPACPGDPTERIAAALGNDVYPHLFPVEERRLGITVTGHIASPEYTLPTARGIYTFVNHRYVRDRGLIGAIQRGYQEYLPSGRQPLVVLFIDVEPHAVDVNVHPQKLEVRFSDSRGVYDAVLAAVVRTLRAAPWLGSAPPEFDPQRQAAHYAHAVERFLTRAQEAAWGAPLPLPSAADAPSTATSPLPVPMGRAPAFGQALPLLNEAPPPGYFAALRPMGLLGGRFHVCEGPGGTLVVLDPHAALERARLMDFHRLLEEGTGPAPSLFGTTVDLPVPSARALTGGREALARLGFDVEPFGGTSFALKAVPPGLEGADPRGLLEALAQALPPPGTALDAVGLAEALRVMACHAAQGPASKLTDAQLRALLGELDGADFHPTCRHGTVVVLEMPLLELERRAR is encoded by the coding sequence ATGGCTCGCATCGCTCGACTCAGTGACGACCTCATCAACAAGATCGCCGCCGGCGAGGTGGTGGAACGCCCGGCCTCCGTGGTGAAGGAGCTGGTGGAGAACTCGCTCGACGCCGGCTCCCGCACGGTGCAGGTGGCGCTCGAGGGCGGAGGCCTGCAGCGCATCGTCATCTCGGACGATGGCCACGGCATGGGGCGGCAGGACGCGCTGCTGTGCCTGGAGCGCCACGCCACCAGCAAGCTTCGACAACTGGACGATCTGCAGACGCTGGCCAGCAAGGGCTTCCGGGGCGAGGCGCTGCCGGCCATCGCCGCCGTGTCGCGCTTCACCCTGCACACCGCCGAGCCCGACGCGCAGGTGGGCACGCGGGTGACGGTGGAGGGGGGCTCGCCGCCCCAGGTGGAGGACGCGCCGCCCCGCGTGGGCACGGTGATGACGGTGGAGGACCTCTTCTACAACACGCCCGCCCGGCTGAAGTTCATGCGCCGGGGCGAGACGGAGCTCAAGCACGTGGAGGAGGCGGTCATCCGCATCGCCCTGGCCCACCCCGAGGTCTCCTTCCTCGTGGAGCACGGCGGCCTGCCGCTGTTCACCAGCCCGGCCTGCCCGGGAGATCCGACCGAGCGCATCGCCGCGGCGCTCGGCAATGACGTGTACCCGCACCTGTTCCCCGTGGAGGAGCGGCGGCTGGGCATCACCGTCACCGGCCACATCGCCTCGCCCGAGTACACGCTGCCCACCGCGCGCGGCATCTACACCTTCGTCAACCACCGCTACGTGCGGGACCGGGGGCTCATCGGCGCCATCCAGCGCGGCTATCAGGAGTACCTGCCGTCCGGGCGCCAGCCGCTGGTGGTGCTCTTCATCGACGTGGAGCCGCACGCGGTGGACGTGAACGTTCATCCGCAGAAGCTCGAGGTGCGCTTCTCCGACTCGCGCGGCGTGTACGACGCGGTGCTCGCCGCCGTCGTCCGCACGCTCCGGGCCGCGCCCTGGCTCGGCTCCGCGCCCCCGGAGTTCGACCCCCAGCGCCAGGCCGCCCACTACGCCCACGCCGTGGAGCGCTTCCTCACCCGCGCGCAGGAGGCCGCCTGGGGCGCGCCGCTGCCACTGCCCTCGGCCGCGGACGCGCCCTCCACCGCTACGTCGCCGCTCCCGGTGCCCATGGGCCGGGCGCCCGCCTTCGGCCAGGCCCTACCGCTGCTCAACGAGGCGCCGCCGCCCGGCTACTTCGCGGCGCTGCGGCCCATGGGGTTGCTCGGCGGGCGCTTCCACGTGTGCGAGGGGCCCGGTGGCACGCTGGTGGTGCTGGACCCGCACGCGGCGCTGGAGCGGGCGCGGCTGATGGACTTCCACCGCCTGCTGGAGGAGGGGACGGGCCCTGCGCCCTCGCTCTTCGGCACCACGGTGGATCTGCCGGTGCCCTCCGCCCGCGCGCTCACGGGGGGACGTGAGGCGCTCGCCCGGCTGGGCTTCGACGTGGAGCCCTTCGGTGGCACCAGCTTCGCGCTCAAGGCGGTGCCTCCCGGCCTGGAGGGGGCCGATCCCCGAGGGCTGCTGGAGGCGCTCGCGCAGGCTTTGCCGCCACCCGGCACCGCGCTGGATGCGGTGGGGCTCGCCGAGGCCCTGCGGGTGATGGCCTGTCACGCCGCCCAGGGCCCGGCCTCGAAGCTCACGGACGCGCAGTTGCGCGCGCTGCTGGGAGAGCTGGACGGGGCGGACTTCCACCCCACGTGCCGCCACGGCACCGTGGTGGTGCTGGAGATGCCCCTGCTGGAGCTGGAGCGCCGCGCGCGCTGA
- a CDS encoding lysophospholipid acyltransferase family protein yields MATKGVLGNDPFQRGAAQRSDEPQSSEAPEPAQASKKAKAPAGKTAKKAAPTGGKKAAAKKAAPEKKAAPAKGRKAGGGKEETNRLREPAAPQTPRRRPPSRVPVVAESPKDTLPRTPEEQEVDQVLASATAMEAAEAAAEAAAEVAVETMRSIQTQQGASVAPRGSLEDTWNRELATAVVAEAAEAAAEAIIEAALAPQEERTQLSSAFEEELPSSNSAERTVIDTAYALSEEEDSEGVDTAGVQAEAEVELPDGGEDEYPPERAVPLSLVPPPEDRETAREPFFTDQAGAESEPSMPRSVGVFSMAKEIAIQALASASVGRAMGAAQGLVGAVRAGLGTAGSTSLDEYGRDSELVTGLQPLMDFLYERYWRVSVQGVEQVPSGGAILVANHSGALPFDGLVAAMTLLRERPDLREPRWLVEDQVFHAPMLGTLFNRLGAVRACPENAVRLLDEQRPVLVFPEGYQGLSKPFAQRYQLKRFGRGGFVKLALRTGAPIIPVAIVGAEETSPLLGRIPAGFLGVPYLPLTGPVPLPAKWTLRFGEPISVDALGPEDADDLAAVQRLTERTRESIQGMIQALLRERRSVFAG; encoded by the coding sequence ATGGCCACCAAGGGTGTGCTCGGGAACGATCCGTTCCAGAGGGGCGCCGCGCAGCGCTCCGACGAGCCCCAGTCGTCCGAAGCTCCCGAGCCCGCGCAGGCCTCGAAGAAGGCGAAGGCCCCGGCCGGTAAGACGGCGAAGAAGGCCGCGCCCACCGGTGGCAAGAAGGCGGCGGCGAAGAAGGCCGCGCCCGAGAAGAAGGCCGCGCCCGCCAAGGGCCGCAAGGCGGGCGGAGGCAAGGAGGAGACGAACCGGCTCCGGGAGCCCGCCGCGCCCCAGACACCACGTCGCCGTCCTCCCTCGCGCGTGCCGGTAGTGGCGGAGTCTCCGAAGGACACGCTGCCCCGCACGCCAGAGGAGCAGGAGGTGGATCAGGTGCTGGCCTCTGCCACGGCCATGGAGGCCGCCGAAGCCGCCGCTGAAGCCGCCGCCGAGGTCGCGGTGGAGACGATGCGATCGATCCAGACGCAGCAGGGCGCGTCGGTGGCGCCCCGGGGCTCGCTGGAGGACACCTGGAACCGGGAGCTGGCCACCGCCGTGGTGGCCGAGGCCGCCGAAGCCGCCGCCGAGGCCATCATCGAGGCAGCGCTCGCGCCCCAGGAAGAGCGGACGCAGCTCAGCTCGGCGTTCGAGGAGGAGCTGCCCTCCAGCAACTCCGCCGAGAGGACGGTCATCGACACGGCCTACGCCCTGTCGGAGGAGGAGGATTCGGAGGGCGTCGACACCGCGGGAGTGCAGGCGGAAGCCGAGGTGGAGCTGCCAGACGGGGGCGAGGACGAGTATCCGCCCGAGCGTGCGGTGCCGCTGTCCCTGGTGCCTCCTCCGGAGGATCGGGAGACGGCCCGGGAGCCCTTCTTCACGGATCAGGCGGGCGCGGAGTCGGAGCCGTCGATGCCCCGCTCGGTGGGCGTGTTCTCGATGGCCAAGGAGATCGCCATCCAGGCGCTCGCGAGCGCGTCGGTGGGCCGGGCGATGGGCGCGGCGCAGGGGCTGGTGGGCGCGGTGCGCGCGGGGCTGGGCACGGCCGGCAGCACGTCGCTGGATGAGTACGGGCGGGACTCGGAGCTGGTGACCGGGCTCCAGCCGCTGATGGACTTCCTGTACGAGCGTTACTGGCGAGTGTCGGTGCAGGGGGTGGAGCAGGTTCCTTCGGGAGGGGCCATCCTGGTGGCGAACCACTCGGGGGCGCTGCCCTTCGACGGGCTGGTGGCGGCGATGACGCTGCTGCGCGAGCGACCGGATCTACGAGAGCCGCGCTGGCTGGTGGAAGACCAGGTCTTCCACGCGCCGATGCTGGGGACGCTCTTCAACCGCCTGGGGGCGGTGCGGGCCTGCCCGGAGAACGCGGTGCGGTTGCTGGACGAGCAGCGCCCGGTGCTGGTGTTCCCCGAGGGCTACCAGGGGCTGAGCAAGCCGTTCGCGCAGCGCTACCAGCTCAAGCGCTTCGGGCGCGGCGGCTTCGTGAAGCTGGCGCTGCGCACGGGAGCGCCCATCATCCCGGTGGCGATCGTGGGCGCCGAGGAGACATCTCCGCTGTTGGGGCGAATCCCGGCGGGCTTCCTGGGTGTGCCGTACCTGCCGCTGACGGGCCCGGTGCCGCTGCCGGCCAAGTGGACGCTGCGCTTCGGGGAGCCGATCTCCGTGGATGCGCTGGGTCCCGAGGACGCGGACGATCTGGCGGCGGTGCAGCGCCTGACGGAGCGCACGCGCGAGTCCATCCAGGGGATGATTCAAGCGCTGCTGCGCGAGCGCCGCTCGGTTTTCGCGGGCTGA